Part of the Mycolicibacterium mageritense genome is shown below.
GCCCAATCCCAAGGCGACGGTCGCGCTGCTGCGCAGGGTCGAGGACGTGCTCGACGTCGAGGTGCCGCTCGCCGACCTGCCCGCCGCGGCCGAGGAATGGGAGCAGGCGGTCACCGAGATGACCACCGAGGACGACGAGATCGCCGAGTACGTGCAGTCGCTGGAGGAACGCGGCGACGCCGAGGTCGACATGCACGAAGTGCTCGGCAAGATCGACGGGGACGCGTTGGCGGCCGAATTCGAGCGCTACCTGCGGCGTCGCGGCCGCTGAGGTATTTCTCGCCGGGCTACTTCTCTTCCAGCGCCTCGATGCGCGCGCTGGTCGACCGACCGAGCGCGGCGGCCTCGGCGTCGAGTTTGGGCAGCAACTCGGGGGTGAACCTGCGGATGTCCCGCTCGCCGAGCGGGCTGGACACCAGCGGCCGGATCCACCGGAAAACCCCGACCCACTCCGGGCAGTAGATGCGCTTCTTGCGGCCCTCGATGCCCTTGACGAATGCGGCGCCGCACGCGTCAACGGTGGTGGTCCGGTTCAGCGGTGGCGGCAGTTTGGAGAGCATCTCCCGGAACGCCGACAGGTCCGCCTTGGCGTCCTGCACCAGCGGCGTGTCGATCCAGCTCATGTGCGCCGAGCCGACCTCGACACCGAGGTGGGCGACCTCCAGGCGCAGCGTGTTGGCGAAGTACTCGGCCCCGGCCTTGGACGCGTGGTAGGCGGCCAGGCCCGGCGCGGAGGTGAACGCCGCAAGTGAGGACACCACCAGCACATAGCCGCGGCGCGTGATGACCGACGGCAGCGTGGCCCGCACGGTGTTGAAGACGCCGACCACGTTGATGTCGACGACGCGCTTGAACGCCTCGGGGTCGACCTGCATGACGGAGCCGAAGCTCGCGATGCCCGCGTTGGCCATCACGATGTCGATGCCGCCGAACCGCTCGACCGCCGCATCGGCGGCCTTCTGCATGGCGGGCAGGTCGCGTACGTCGGCGACGGCTGTCAGTACGTGCTCGTCGCCCAGTTCGGCGGCCAGCGCGGCGAGTGGTTCCTTG
Proteins encoded:
- a CDS encoding SDR family oxidoreductase, yielding MSTVNGKVVFITGGARGVGEEVARRLRKKGAKLVLTDLDKEPLAALAAELGDEHVLTAVADVRDLPAMQKAADAAVERFGGIDIVMANAGIASFGSVMQVDPEAFKRVVDINVVGVFNTVRATLPSVITRRGYVLVVSSLAAFTSAPGLAAYHASKAGAEYFANTLRLEVAHLGVEVGSAHMSWIDTPLVQDAKADLSAFREMLSKLPPPLNRTTTVDACGAAFVKGIEGRKKRIYCPEWVGVFRWIRPLVSSPLGERDIRRFTPELLPKLDAEAAALGRSTSARIEALEEK